One genomic segment of Vulpes vulpes isolate BD-2025 chromosome 2, VulVul3, whole genome shotgun sequence includes these proteins:
- the ETV4 gene encoding ETS translocation variant 4 isoform X3 has product MQLPGPCPPAPSQHHPSLLSCLFPPAQVPDSDEPFVPDFHSENLAFHSPTTRIKKEPQSPRTDPALSCSRKLPLPYHHGEQCLYASAYDPPRQIAIKSPAPGAPGQSPLQPFPRAEQRSFLRSSGTSQPHPGHGYLGEQSSVFQQPLDICHSFTSSQGGGREPLTAPYPHQLSEPCPPYPQQSFKQEYLDPLYEQAGQPAVGQGGANGHRYPGAGVVIKQEQTDFAYDSDVPGCASMYLHTEGFSGHSPGDRTVGYGYEKPLRPFPDDVCVVPEKFEGDIKQEGVGAFREGPPYQRRGALQLWQFLVALLDDPTNAHFIAWTGRGMEFKLIEPEEVARLWGIQKNRPAMNYDKLSRSLRYYYEKGIMQKVAGERYVYKFVCEPEALFSLAFPDNQRPALKAEFDRPVSEEDTVPLSHLDESPAYLPELAGPTQPFGPKGGYSY; this is encoded by the exons CCCAGGTACCGGACAGTGATGAGCCTTTTGTTCCTGATTTCCATTCAGAAAACT TAGCTTTCCACAGCCCCACCACCAGGATCAAGAAGGAGCCCCAGAGCCCCCGCACAGACCCGGCCCTGTCCTGCAGCAGGAAGCTGCCACTCCCCTACCACCATGGAGAGCAGTGCCTTTATGCCAG TGCCTATGACCCCCCTAGACAAATCGCCATCAAGTCCCCCGCCCCCGGTGCCCCCGGACAGTCGCCCCTGCAGCCCTTCCCCCGGGCAGAACAACGGAGTTTCCTGAGATCCTCTGGCacctcccagccccaccctggcCATGGGTACCTTGGGGAGCAGAG CTCCGTCTTCCAGCAACCCTTGGATATTTGTCACTCGTTCACATCCTCCCAGGGAGGGGGCCGGGAACCCCTCACAGCTCCTTACCCACACCAGCTGTCGGAGCCCTGCCCACCCTACCCTCAGCAGAGCTTCAAGCAGGAGTACCTTGATCCCCTGTACGAACAGGCCGGCCAGCCAGCAGTGGGCCAGGGTGGAGCCAATGGGCACAGGTACCCAGGGGCGGGGGTGGTGATCAAACAGGAACAGACGGACTTCGCCTACGACTCAG ATGTCCCCGGGTGTGCGTCAATGTACCTTCACACAGAGGGTTTCTCTGGGCACTCTCCAGGGGACAGGACCGTGG GTTATGGCTACGAGAAACCTCTGAGACCATTCCCAGATGATGTCTGCGTCGTCCCGGAGAAATTCGAAG GAGATATCAAGCAGGAAGGGGTTGGGGCGTTCAGAGAGGGACCGCCCTACCAGCGCCGGGGGGCTTTGCAGCTGTGGCAGTTCCTGGTGGCCCTGCTGGATGACCCAACCAACGCCCACTTCATTGCCTGGACTGGCCGGGGGATGGAGTTCAAACTAATCGAGCCTGAGGAG GTCGCCAGGCTCTGGGGCATCCAGAAGAACCGGCCGGCCATGAATTACGACAAGCTGAGCCGCTCGCTCCGATACTACTATGAGAAGGGCATCATGCAGAAG GTGGCCGGCGAGCGCTACGTGTACAAGTTTGTGTGTGAGCCCGAGGCCCTCTTCTCTCTGGCTTTCCCGGACAATCAGCGTCCAGCCCTGAAGGCCGAGTTTGACCGGCCAGTCAGTGAGGAGGACACAGTTCCTTTGTCCCATTTGGACGAGAGCCCTGCCTACCTCCCAGAGCTAGCTGGCCCCACCCAGCCCTTTGGCCCCAAGGGTGGCTACTCTTACTAG
- the ETV4 gene encoding ETS translocation variant 4 isoform X5 yields the protein MYLHTEGFSGHSPGDRTVGYGYEKPLRPFPDDVCVVPEKFEGDIKQEGVGAFREGPPYQRRGALQLWQFLVALLDDPTNAHFIAWTGRGMEFKLIEPEEVARLWGIQKNRPAMNYDKLSRSLRYYYEKGIMQKVAGERYVYKFVCEPEALFSLAFPDNQRPALKAEFDRPVSEEDTVPLSHLDESPAYLPELAGPTQPFGPKGGYSY from the exons ATGTACCTTCACACAGAGGGTTTCTCTGGGCACTCTCCAGGGGACAGGACCGTGG GTTATGGCTACGAGAAACCTCTGAGACCATTCCCAGATGATGTCTGCGTCGTCCCGGAGAAATTCGAAG GAGATATCAAGCAGGAAGGGGTTGGGGCGTTCAGAGAGGGACCGCCCTACCAGCGCCGGGGGGCTTTGCAGCTGTGGCAGTTCCTGGTGGCCCTGCTGGATGACCCAACCAACGCCCACTTCATTGCCTGGACTGGCCGGGGGATGGAGTTCAAACTAATCGAGCCTGAGGAG GTCGCCAGGCTCTGGGGCATCCAGAAGAACCGGCCGGCCATGAATTACGACAAGCTGAGCCGCTCGCTCCGATACTACTATGAGAAGGGCATCATGCAGAAG GTGGCCGGCGAGCGCTACGTGTACAAGTTTGTGTGTGAGCCCGAGGCCCTCTTCTCTCTGGCTTTCCCGGACAATCAGCGTCCAGCCCTGAAGGCCGAGTTTGACCGGCCAGTCAGTGAGGAGGACACAGTTCCTTTGTCCCATTTGGACGAGAGCCCTGCCTACCTCCCAGAGCTAGCTGGCCCCACCCAGCCCTTTGGCCCCAAGGGTGGCTACTCTTACTAG
- the ETV4 gene encoding ETS translocation variant 4 isoform X4, which translates to MQLPGPCPPAPSQHHPSLLSCLFPPAQVPDSDEPFVPDFHSENLAFHSPTTRIKKEPQSPRTDPALSCSRKLPLPYHHGEQCLYARQIAIKSPAPGAPGQSPLQPFPRAEQRSFLRSSGTSQPHPGHGYLGEQSSVFQQPLDICHSFTSSQGGGREPLTAPYPHQLSEPCPPYPQQSFKQEYLDPLYEQAGQPAVGQGGANGHRYPGAGVVIKQEQTDFAYDSDVPGCASMYLHTEGFSGHSPGDRTVGYGYEKPLRPFPDDVCVVPEKFEGDIKQEGVGAFREGPPYQRRGALQLWQFLVALLDDPTNAHFIAWTGRGMEFKLIEPEEVARLWGIQKNRPAMNYDKLSRSLRYYYEKGIMQKVAGERYVYKFVCEPEALFSLAFPDNQRPALKAEFDRPVSEEDTVPLSHLDESPAYLPELAGPTQPFGPKGGYSY; encoded by the exons CCCAGGTACCGGACAGTGATGAGCCTTTTGTTCCTGATTTCCATTCAGAAAACT TAGCTTTCCACAGCCCCACCACCAGGATCAAGAAGGAGCCCCAGAGCCCCCGCACAGACCCGGCCCTGTCCTGCAGCAGGAAGCTGCCACTCCCCTACCACCATGGAGAGCAGTGCCTTTATGCCAG ACAAATCGCCATCAAGTCCCCCGCCCCCGGTGCCCCCGGACAGTCGCCCCTGCAGCCCTTCCCCCGGGCAGAACAACGGAGTTTCCTGAGATCCTCTGGCacctcccagccccaccctggcCATGGGTACCTTGGGGAGCAGAG CTCCGTCTTCCAGCAACCCTTGGATATTTGTCACTCGTTCACATCCTCCCAGGGAGGGGGCCGGGAACCCCTCACAGCTCCTTACCCACACCAGCTGTCGGAGCCCTGCCCACCCTACCCTCAGCAGAGCTTCAAGCAGGAGTACCTTGATCCCCTGTACGAACAGGCCGGCCAGCCAGCAGTGGGCCAGGGTGGAGCCAATGGGCACAGGTACCCAGGGGCGGGGGTGGTGATCAAACAGGAACAGACGGACTTCGCCTACGACTCAG ATGTCCCCGGGTGTGCGTCAATGTACCTTCACACAGAGGGTTTCTCTGGGCACTCTCCAGGGGACAGGACCGTGG GTTATGGCTACGAGAAACCTCTGAGACCATTCCCAGATGATGTCTGCGTCGTCCCGGAGAAATTCGAAG GAGATATCAAGCAGGAAGGGGTTGGGGCGTTCAGAGAGGGACCGCCCTACCAGCGCCGGGGGGCTTTGCAGCTGTGGCAGTTCCTGGTGGCCCTGCTGGATGACCCAACCAACGCCCACTTCATTGCCTGGACTGGCCGGGGGATGGAGTTCAAACTAATCGAGCCTGAGGAG GTCGCCAGGCTCTGGGGCATCCAGAAGAACCGGCCGGCCATGAATTACGACAAGCTGAGCCGCTCGCTCCGATACTACTATGAGAAGGGCATCATGCAGAAG GTGGCCGGCGAGCGCTACGTGTACAAGTTTGTGTGTGAGCCCGAGGCCCTCTTCTCTCTGGCTTTCCCGGACAATCAGCGTCCAGCCCTGAAGGCCGAGTTTGACCGGCCAGTCAGTGAGGAGGACACAGTTCCTTTGTCCCATTTGGACGAGAGCCCTGCCTACCTCCCAGAGCTAGCTGGCCCCACCCAGCCCTTTGGCCCCAAGGGTGGCTACTCTTACTAG